The Halococcus agarilyticus genome includes the window ACACAGCAACAGCCCCGCGCTCGCACCGCTGGTGACGTAGCCCGCCTCCGCATCCGTGACGTCGGCGATCACCGTCGAGGCCCGCGCTTCGAGCTCGCCGATCTCGACGAACTCGTCGGCGGCCCGCCGCATGGCGTCGAGCGCCGCCGGTCGGATACGGCTCCCGCCGATACGGGTCTTCGTCCCCGCTGCGTTCACGACGGGCGTCACGTCCAGCTCGCGGTAAACGGAGTCGCCTTCGTACATCGTCCAACGATGTGCGCCCTCGCTGTCAGTAGTAATAATCATTGTGGTCAGATTGCTTCGGCACTAAACGGGCAAGTCACGCCCATCCCGGCCGCAGTTCTCGACTACTGCGACCGGCAGCGACAAAGCGATACGTCTCCACTACGAGCCGCTCGCTTCATATTTCACGTCTGTCTCTAGTGTTTGTAACCCAAGACGCTAATAGTTCTCACGATAATAGTGGTGATACAATCCGGGTAGATCGCGCTGAAACTGTGGATGGCCGATGTATGCGTCGACAAATTCGGTTACCGGCGACGTTGCGATTCGACCGGCCATATCGTCGTCACCCACCTGGACCGCTTCGGTGCGTTGCAGTCGGCGGTGATCGTCGGCAAAACCCGAACGGGCTAAGCAAGATGCATCATCAACACGAAATCGTCCAGTTCCTGTCCGCATCGCCTCACCGGCTCCGGCTTCTCGAACACTTGCGGGAAAACCCATGTTCGCCTTCCGACATTACCGGGGCGCTCGATCTCTCCCGTCGTAGCGTCCAGCGCAACCTATCGGCGTTGGCCGATCAAAACTGGGTCACGAAGACCGACGGGAGCTATCAGCTCACGACCAGCGGCGCGCTGGTTGCGCTGCAGTACACGACGTTCCTGGAGGTGCTCAAAACGATCGAGCGGTGTGAGCCGTTCCTCGCCCACCTCCCGGATTCAGAGCACGTCCCGGACCTGAGGTGGCTTACCAACGCCGAACTCGTCGTAGTAGATTCGTCCCGTCCGTACGCGCCGATGATGGCATACACGAGCCATCTGTACGAGTGTTCGACCGAAGCGATTCAGGGGACAGTCCCGGTGTTGAGCCGGTTTCATGCGAACGTCCACACGGAGCTACTCGATCGGGGGGTCGAAACGGAGCTCGTTCTCCCGCGAGCGGCGGCCGAACGCGCCGTCGACCTTGAGGCCGCGCTTCATTCTCTCGGGTGTGACCTATACATCCACGATGGGACGATCGAGGTCGGGGTCACGCTCACCGACCACCGGGGGTTCGTAGGTGCCTACGACGACCACGGTCGACTGCGCGCGTGCGTACACGGGACGAACCCCGAACTTCGTGACTGGGCCGCACGATTGTACGAGCGATACCGCGATCGCTCATGCCCGCTCGCGGGCGACCTAACTGGTGAACACGTCCCCTGATGCCGACGCCTCCACAGTAACTCGGTTCCACGGTGCTATCCGATGCTCGCACGGGGTGCTTGATAGGGGTGTGACACTGTTCGTCACACGCGCCGGAAACCAACACGTGTGTCATGAGGTATCGTAAAACATCCGGCCCCGGTAGGAACGTTTGCAATGTCCCGGACCAGACGAGACGCACTGAAGCGTATCGGCACGGTCGGCGCGGCCAGTCTCGGTGGAATCATCGCCGTCTCGGGAAGCGCGGCGGCGAAACCGAGCGTCGACTGGGAACCCGCTCACTCGAGCAACTACGCGAGCGCGGACCGCGGCGCAGGTAAGATCGACTGGATCATCGTCCACACCGTACAAGGCTCGGCCCGCAGCGCGGTCAACTACTTCCAGGACCCCGACGCCAACGTCAGCGCCCACTACACCGTCGCCGAGAATGGACACAGATATCAAAGTGTTAGCGACCTCAACATCGCCTACCACGCCGGGAAGTACGACTACAACGAGTATTCGGTCGGGATCGAACACGGTGGCTACGTCAGCGGCACCTACGAAACCGTGCAGTACCAGTCTTCGGCCAAGATCACCAGTTGGCTTTGCGACCAGTACGGTATCCCGAAACAGCATCCAGCAGACGTCCCGTACGACGCGGCGAATCCGGCCAACGGCGGCGTCATCGGCCACGAACAGGTGCCCGAAGCTACCCACACCGACCCCGGGTCAAACTGGGACTGGAGCTACTACATGGACCTCGTCAGGTCGTACTGATGGCTCACGCGTGAGCGCGCGGTAGGGACCCGCTCGAGAGTGGTCCGGCAACGAGTCCCACAGTCGGCACGCTCATGGGAACGAAACGACGACGAGCAGTTCCCGAACGTATAAGTCATCGCTTTCCTCGTTTTGGGTATGCACGATGGAACGGAGCATGCGGGTGATCTCGCCGGACGAACGGCCGTCGTCACCGGTGGAGCTGCCGGCATCGGCGAGTCGATCGCCAACCTGTTCGCCCGCGAGGGAGCGACGGTTGTCGTCGCGGACGTAGACGAGAAAGGCGGCGAATCGACGGTCGCAGCCATCGAGGACGCCGGCGGCACCGCCGCATTCGTCCCAACCGACGTCACCGACGAACCGCAGGTCCGGAGCCTCGTCGAAACCACGACTGAACGGTTCGGCGGCCCCGACGTGCTCGTGAACAATGCGGGCGGCTCACTCGACGACGACAACCCCCACCAGGTGGACCGCGCGACTTTCGAACGCGTCGTCGAGCTCAACCTCACGGGGACGTTCCTGTGTACACGTGCGGTCCTCCCGCCAATGATAGCGGCCAGCGGGGGCGCGATAGTGCATATCTCCTCGATCAACGCCAACCTGGGCATCGGCCTCGCGGCCTACTCCGCTGCGAAAAGCGGCATCATTGCGCTTTCCCGACTCGTCGCCACCCAGTACGGCTGCCACGGCGTCCGTTCGAACGCATTGTGTCCAGGAACCGTCATTACCGACGCCTCCAGCCCCGCGCTCCGCGAGGGCAGCCCCGTCCGCGAACAGTGGCTCGATCAGTACCCGCTTGGTCGGTTCGGTCGGCCCGACGACGTGGCGGAGGCCGCGCTCTTTCTCGCCACCGAACGCGCCGCGTTCGTCACGGGCACGGAACTCGTCGTCGACGGGGGCTTCACCGCTGGTCCCGACGGAACCTTAGAGCGAGAGATGTACGATATCGGAACCGTCCCGCGATGACGGATCGGTACGCTATCGGATTGATGTCCGGCACCGCCCTCGACGGAATAGACGCCGCGTGCTGTCGGGTGCGCTGTGACGACACTGGTCCACTAGGCTACCAAGTCGCAGTCGAGGCGTTTCACACCGAGCCCTATCCGGCGGCGCTTCGTGCAACCCTCCGCGACCTCTGTGCCACCGAGGGTCGGGTTCCCGCCCTGTGTCGAATGAACGTGGCCCTCGGCGAGGTCTTCGCCGAGGCCGCAGAACGTGTCCGCGAGCGTGCGGGCCTCAGTACCGCGGAGATGACAGTGATCGGCAGCCACGGCCAGACCGTCTGGCACGCACCGGAGCCGAAGCCGGTTCCTGGCGCGGAGCCGGTTCGCGCGACGCTCCAGATCGGCGACGGTGCGGTCGTCGCCGCTCGAACCGACGTTCCAACTGTTTCGGACTTCCGCGCCGGCGACGTGGCCGCCAGCGGGCACGGCGCGCCACTCGCACCGCTGCTCGATGCCACGCAGTTCGCCGGCGATCGGTCGCGTGCGCTGCAGAACGTTGGCGGTATCGGCAACTGCACGCTCGTCCCGCCGGAGCCGACCCTCGACGATCTCGTTGCTTTCGATACTGGCCCGGGCAATGTCGTCATCGACGCTGTGGTCGAGCGGATAACCGACGGGCGACGGACCTACGACGAGGACGGTGAACTCGCTGCCCGAGGCACCGTGGACGACGGTCTCGTCGCACGACTGCTCGACGATGAGTACTTCGGACGAGCGCCGCCAAAAACCACCGGCCGCGAATATTTTGATACGAAATACATCGATCGTTTTCTTAAGGAAGGACGCAATCGAAACCGTTCGGACGTGGACCTCGTCGCCAGCGCGACGGCACTCACCGCCCGTTCTATCGCGGACGCATACGAGCGATTCTGTGACCCGTACCCAGATGAGGTGCTCGTCTCCGGCGGCGGCGCGAAAAATCCCGTGCTGATGGAGATGCTCCGGGCGGCAGTCGATGCTCCGGTCGAGCGACTCGACGCCATCACCGGCTCCATGACCGGCGATCAAAAGGAGGCCGCTCTGTTCGCACTGCTCGCAGTAATGCGACTCGATGGCGTTCCGAACAACGTTCCCGCCGCGACGGGAGCCGACCGACCCGTCGTGATGGGGAAGGTGAGTCGACCGTGACGGTCGAGCTGCTCGTTTCGGATTTCGACGGGACGCTTGCGACACACCGCGGCGGATGGAGCCTGCTGTGGACGCTGTTCGGCACCGCCGACCGCGGTGAGAGCCACACCGCCGCGTTCGATCGGGGCGAGATCACGTACGCCGAGTGGTGCGAACAGGTCGTCAAAGACTGGCAGGCCCGTGGAGTGACCCACGACGACGTGCGCCGGGCACGGGATGCGGTGAAGCCTACCCTCGGCGTCGACGCCCTGCTCGCAACCGCGGCCGAACGCGATGTGCCAGTGGGAGTCCTCAGCAGCGGTCTCACAGACCTCGTCGCCCGTTTCGACGCGCTCGAACGTCAGCCCGCCTTCACCATCGCTAATGAACTGTGCTTTGATGCAGCCGGGGAGATCACGGGCGTGACTGCACGGGTCGGCCCGAACGATAAAGGCGACCTGCTCCGCGAGTGCTGTGCCGAACAGGGCGTCGACACCGCCAACGTAGCGTATGTCGGGGACTCTTATTCCGATCTGGAGGCGTTCGCCACCGCGGGAACGGCGGTTCTCTTCGACCCGTCACCGGCGGTCGGGAGTGAAGCCTTCGAGCACGCAGACCGGATAATCGAGGAGCGCGACCTCGCGCTCGTGGCCGAAGCGGTATTCGGTCGGTGATCCCTGAGTGGGCGTCGGCCGTACCGAGGGGTCGCCGATCGTCGAGTGCTCACCATACTTATTTCTCTGGGCGTGCGTCCCTGACATACGATGGCGAAAGAACCGGGTGAGGATTCACTTGATGCCGACGACTCCGACGGTGAAACCGTCGAGAAGCCGTACTCCGACGCCGCGATTGACGGTAGCGAAGCGGTCGTCGCCACCGGCTCCAAGGGATCTGCATCAGCAGTATCGACGAACGAAATCGGCGATCCGGCCGGGATCATCGCCAGCGACGACACTGGGGTGTCGATCGACGATCGACGGTCGGCCGCGAGCGCGATCGTGGAGCGCGCACTGGCGGGTCACATCCGCACGTCTGAGGCAGTAGCAACGCTCGCCGCGGGTCTCGATGACCCGGTGTCCGAGGCCGTTTCCCTGCGCGCACTCCTCACGATCGCCGAGGAGTGTCCGGGCGCGGTCGATCCGGTGCTTGATGCGGTCGGTCGACGGCTGACGGATGCACCAGTAGTGATACGGCGACACTCCAGCCGGATCGTCGTCGAACGGGCGGATGACGACCCGGCGGCCGTGACCGGACTGGTGTCGCAACTCGTGGAGACGGTCGTCGCGGGACGAGCCGACATCCCCGACGGCGAACGGCCCTCCTACCGGAGGTCTCGCCTCGAACCACGGGCCGTTGTGGACGAGGGGCTCGGACGGCGGGCGGCAGCGGTGCTCGGCGACATCGCACGCACGGAACCCGAGAGCATCGCGCCGGAGATCGGTCGACTCGATCCGGTCTTCGACCCGGACACCGCCTGGAACGTTCGTCTAAGAGAACAGGTTGCGGCGGTCGTCCAATCTGTCGCAATCGCCTGCCCCGAGGCGTCGATGGCACTGGTCCCCTCGCTCGTCGAACTGCTCGAAGCCGAGAACGTACCGGCGTCGGCGCGGGCCGGCGGAGCCGCCGCACTCGCCGCGCTCGCTGAGACGCGCTCCGAACGGGTGGCTGATCGCGTCGGAACGGTAATCCCGGCGCTCGAATCTCTTCTGACCGACGATGACCCAAGTGTGAGGGCCCGGGCCGGGAGTTTGCTTTCCTACGTCGCACAGCACCACCCCGAGGCGGCCGCGCCGCTGACTCACCCGCTGATCGACCGCCTCGACGACGAACCGGTACCGGTGCGCGCAAGCACAGTATGGACGCTCGGGTACGTCGATACCGAACTCGCACGAGAGACGCTTCGGGCGGTCGCGAGCGCCGACCGCGACCCGGACCTACGGGCGCTCGCGGCCGATCGCCTCCGTGCGGCGACGGATGAGTGAGTCCCCGCCGGGACCCTAACGACACCCCACCGTCGGTCGAATCCGGGCGCTGGCTATAAATAGCTCCGCGATAGTACCATCTGTATGAGTGACACTCGCACAAACGATCTCGACGAATCTGGTGATCAAAACACCGTCGTATCGTTCGTGACGTCCGTGCTAGTCGCCGTCCGGCGCTCATTTCTTGCGTTCGTCACCACGATCGGCGTGTTGTTGCTCCTGACAAGCGTGCTCGTCTCGGGGATCGTCGTGTCGAGCGTAGAGTACGGCCTCGTCTCGGCGATGACGTTCATTTGGGGAGTCAGCGCGCTGATCTACGCCGTTCTCGGCAACATCGGTCTTCGCGTGATCGGCTACCGATGAGGACCGACGTCGTCCCTCCGGCTCGCGCGTCACTTGAACGGACCGGCGGGCCCTCTCGATCGGGATCGCCGTTCATCGGCGAAAGCGGCAAGCGCACCAATCGGTAAAAACGCCGGCTATCGGTTCGTTGCGATCCCGTCCATCTCGTCACTGATCTCGTCGCTGTCCCAGTAGGCGTGATCATCCCGCTCGCGGAAG containing:
- a CDS encoding helix-turn-helix transcriptional regulator yields the protein MRRQIRLPATLRFDRPYRRHPPGPLRCVAVGGDRRQNPNGLSKMHHQHEIVQFLSASPHRLRLLEHLRENPCSPSDITGALDLSRRSVQRNLSALADQNWVTKTDGSYQLTTSGALVALQYTTFLEVLKTIERCEPFLAHLPDSEHVPDLRWLTNAELVVVDSSRPYAPMMAYTSHLYECSTEAIQGTVPVLSRFHANVHTELLDRGVETELVLPRAAAERAVDLEAALHSLGCDLYIHDGTIEVGVTLTDHRGFVGAYDDHGRLRACVHGTNPELRDWAARLYERYRDRSCPLAGDLTGEHVP
- a CDS encoding N-acetylmuramoyl-L-alanine amidase, translated to MSRTRRDALKRIGTVGAASLGGIIAVSGSAAAKPSVDWEPAHSSNYASADRGAGKIDWIIVHTVQGSARSAVNYFQDPDANVSAHYTVAENGHRYQSVSDLNIAYHAGKYDYNEYSVGIEHGGYVSGTYETVQYQSSAKITSWLCDQYGIPKQHPADVPYDAANPANGGVIGHEQVPEATHTDPGSNWDWSYYMDLVRSY
- a CDS encoding SDR family NAD(P)-dependent oxidoreductase, which gives rise to MHDGTEHAGDLAGRTAVVTGGAAGIGESIANLFAREGATVVVADVDEKGGESTVAAIEDAGGTAAFVPTDVTDEPQVRSLVETTTERFGGPDVLVNNAGGSLDDDNPHQVDRATFERVVELNLTGTFLCTRAVLPPMIAASGGAIVHISSINANLGIGLAAYSAAKSGIIALSRLVATQYGCHGVRSNALCPGTVITDASSPALREGSPVREQWLDQYPLGRFGRPDDVAEAALFLATERAAFVTGTELVVDGGFTAGPDGTLEREMYDIGTVPR
- a CDS encoding anhydro-N-acetylmuramic acid kinase — protein: MTDRYAIGLMSGTALDGIDAACCRVRCDDTGPLGYQVAVEAFHTEPYPAALRATLRDLCATEGRVPALCRMNVALGEVFAEAAERVRERAGLSTAEMTVIGSHGQTVWHAPEPKPVPGAEPVRATLQIGDGAVVAARTDVPTVSDFRAGDVAASGHGAPLAPLLDATQFAGDRSRALQNVGGIGNCTLVPPEPTLDDLVAFDTGPGNVVIDAVVERITDGRRTYDEDGELAARGTVDDGLVARLLDDEYFGRAPPKTTGREYFDTKYIDRFLKEGRNRNRSDVDLVASATALTARSIADAYERFCDPYPDEVLVSGGGAKNPVLMEMLRAAVDAPVERLDAITGSMTGDQKEAALFALLAVMRLDGVPNNVPAATGADRPVVMGKVSRP
- a CDS encoding HAD family hydrolase, producing the protein MTVELLVSDFDGTLATHRGGWSLLWTLFGTADRGESHTAAFDRGEITYAEWCEQVVKDWQARGVTHDDVRRARDAVKPTLGVDALLATAAERDVPVGVLSSGLTDLVARFDALERQPAFTIANELCFDAAGEITGVTARVGPNDKGDLLRECCAEQGVDTANVAYVGDSYSDLEAFATAGTAVLFDPSPAVGSEAFEHADRIIEERDLALVAEAVFGR
- a CDS encoding HEAT repeat domain-containing protein: MAKEPGEDSLDADDSDGETVEKPYSDAAIDGSEAVVATGSKGSASAVSTNEIGDPAGIIASDDTGVSIDDRRSAASAIVERALAGHIRTSEAVATLAAGLDDPVSEAVSLRALLTIAEECPGAVDPVLDAVGRRLTDAPVVIRRHSSRIVVERADDDPAAVTGLVSQLVETVVAGRADIPDGERPSYRRSRLEPRAVVDEGLGRRAAAVLGDIARTEPESIAPEIGRLDPVFDPDTAWNVRLREQVAAVVQSVAIACPEASMALVPSLVELLEAENVPASARAGGAAALAALAETRSERVADRVGTVIPALESLLTDDDPSVRARAGSLLSYVAQHHPEAAAPLTHPLIDRLDDEPVPVRASTVWTLGYVDTELARETLRAVASADRDPDLRALAADRLRAATDE
- a CDS encoding twin-arginine translocation signal domain-containing protein; translation: MSDTRTNDLDESGDQNTVVSFVTSVLVAVRRSFLAFVTTIGVLLLLTSVLVSGIVVSSVEYGLVSAMTFIWGVSALIYAVLGNIGLRVIGYR